The Sceloporus undulatus isolate JIND9_A2432 ecotype Alabama chromosome 7, SceUnd_v1.1, whole genome shotgun sequence genome segment GCATGGGTCCCACAGTCCTAAAAGTGGATAGAAAACAATTATGAGATGGGAGGTCTTTACAACCTCataactaacaggatgccagttgtggcacagaatcatagaaccatagagttggaagagacccccaagggtcaCCAAGTCtaacccctttcttctgccatggaggaaatctccatcaaagcatccccattgacagatggccatgcagcctctgtttaaagacctccaaggaaggagaccccaccactctccaagggaacatCTTCCATtgtaaaacagctcttactgtcaggatgttcctcctaatgtttagctggaatctcttttcctttagtttgcatccattagtttgtgttctattctctggggcagcagaaaacaagcttgttccctcctcaatatgacaccccttcaaatacttaaacagtcatgtcacctcttaaccatctcttctccaggcaaaacatccccagctcctaatgTCTCTCCTCAtacaacatgttttaaaaatgtgcaaaaacatgtACGGAAAGAtgtggtatatttttaaaatttaaaacctgGTAGTATCTCCATCTCcatattaaaaagagaagaagaacagCCTGGAGAGAATTGGGGTGCCTGTCAGGAGTAAGGCCATGTTGGGGTCTGGTGGCCCTTTGACCTGACACAACATCCCAAGCTACTTATAGGTGGAAGTTTTGTCATTTCCCTGATGATCTGTCTCCCTGAAAGCGTCTCTCTGTCCCCCCGATTGACGCAGGTGAACATGATAGTGCTGTCCAGGGACCTGGGCATCCCGAAACCCTTTGGACCGATCATCGAGAACGAGTGCTGCATGGAGCAACATGTCCGCAGCCTCCTGGAGCCCTTGGGGCTGATGTGCACCTTTGTCGATGATGTTTCCTCCTACCACCAGCAGCTGGGAGAGGTCCACTGTGGCACCAACGTCCAAAGAAAGCCCTTCACCTTCAAATGGTGGCACGTCATCCCCTGAAAGgaaggacccccccccaaaacgGCAACACTCGGGAGACGGATTCAGACAGACACGTTTCGGCACCCGGCACGTGTCGCCCCATTCCGCCCCCCGGTCCGATGGTCAGGTGGGATGGGTCTCCTTCTCAGAGGGCCAACAAACTAGGGAATCCTATTTGCCAGGGAAAGGTACACAACTCAACAGATGCTGCGAAAGGGCAAATATCCTTTAGCCGAATCCTCCCAAAACCATcctcatttccttttcatttcgtTTCTCCGTTTGTTCTTGTGCGACTGATGGGGTTTCGGAGTCTGTTAGCGAGTGTCGCGGCACGCAGAGGGTGAGCTTTCTTGTTTTCTGATCGTTTTGCGCTTGCGGTGGGTGTGTTGATCCCTTTCGCAGAGGTCCCTCGCCAAAGCCCTGCCTTACTTCTATATGCATGCAAAACTCCAttccatgggtgtgtgtgtgtatttgtgtgctaAAAAGCCTTTGGGATTTATGGCAGCTGTAAGTTGCGTTATCAGTTTGGGGCATTATACTGAAAATGGTTTTCAGAAACCTTCGTGTAGGAAGACGCcgtctttggattttggaaacaatagtaataataaaatgcGGAGAAGTCACTCTGaatgctcttcttcttttccagttTCTTAAGACTTTTTTTGTTTGATAGAGCCAATGTGGGGTCAtggtttgcgcattggactaggactctggagatcagggttcaagtccccattcagccatggaaactcaatgggAAACTGtgagtaaatcacactctctcagccccagaaaacccaaatGCTCAAATTTACTCCAGAAAGACCAGATTTGCCCTCTTGCCTCTTGCAAGCGTCCCACAAAAAGGCATTGAAACCGGGTCCCTGCCTCTTCACGGGAAAGGCATCGTTTGTATGTGCCACGTTGTTATCCAGATGCGACACTTGAGAGGCGCGGAGGCCAAGTCTGGAGGGCCCCCGAAAGGCATATCGAATGAAACGAATGAGGGAGATCAGATGAGAAGAGCTGGAGCGGAGGGTGATCTGAGAAGGTCCCTCAGCTGCTGGTAAGAAGGGGGAAAACATCCCAAACCCAACAAACTTGCCAGGAACTCGGGGCAGGGCCACCAATGACAGCAACGCCACCGGCACATAGAGAGAGGGGAATTAAATGTAGCCCCTTGTCTGTCCTCCGATGATATAAAATGGCATTTGCAGGGCAAGGACACCTCTCTCCCTGGAGTAATTGCggagcaggatgccagccatgatggatggatggaggccGCATTTTGGGCATGGTGCGCATAACTTGCCGGaaccaattcccccccccccgcttctttGTTGCAGGCTTGGATAGGGTTACTCCCAACACACCCCAAATACAGGGTCCGTCCCTTCTTTTTGCCTTGGGATTAATGGGGTGGCAAGGCAATCTCTCTACACACAGATCTACCCGCTGGGCTTATTTGCGCATGCCTTGTCTCCCAAATGAGGGGTCTAATTATGACTGTCGCTGCGTACAAAATGCAGGCGGAGGTCTCTGGCCAAAGCAAAGAGAAACACAGCCGAGGCTGGAGGCAACAGGCCAGGAGAGTCAGGTGAGGCCATCCATtgaatgcaaaatgcagcaacGACAAGCATGGCGTGCGGCTTACAAAATGGATGCTCTTCCTTTCACGACATTTTGCTCTGGACCAACGAGGGAGTTGCTCTTGCAAGGTTTGGAACATAATGAGTTTTGCAACCTTGGCTCAAAAACTGAGGTTTGGGTGAAGAAGGTCTTTGCACCACTTCCGATCCGAAATGGATGCAAGACCTCTCCATTTTGAACATCCATATCACTATAGACTGCAAAACCATGGCACAATTGTGCAAAAATGAGGGCACCCGACTCAATCCCATTGTTTTGGCCAAGCCTCCAAAGTCTGCATGCAAATTATAAGGACTTTGCCCAGCTTGAAAGCCCAGGGAAAGCTCATCTGTACCAGTTTTGCATGGCATCCGCTTAAACCTGAGAGATTGGCATTAGAAACTGCTGGCCAAATGGCcctaataaagttattattaacCTTGTGGGCATTAGAAACAGGAACTCAAACTAGTGATCTTGACTCCATGGCAAGGTCTTCAGCATTGCACCACAGAATAAAATTGGCGCTCTGGCATAAATATGCAAATCACAGAGACAATGAAAAATATTCCACACATTTTTaattgctcttgttgttgttgttattattattattaccatagaCATGTCTGGCAGGAAATTTGGGAGATGCCCCATTCATTGCCTTAACTACATCAACAATGACCTCTTGTGGCTAATTTGTATCATGGCATACTACGGTTTACACAGATGTAAACATGGACCCCCATCTCAACCCCCAGATGTTgctagattacaactcccatcatccctcacggctggggctgatgggagctgcaccCCAGCATCATCTCCCAATCCCCAAATAGATGGATGGATCTGCAGGATAACAGCTTCTTTGGATTATAATGAGTACACTGTAAttgctctcctctccttccttctagTCTCCCCTCTTAAACCTCTTcattcccttcacaacaaccctgtgaggtatgGTAGTATGAAGTCTCAACAATGCTTGAGGTATGGTGGAATGAggtctcacaacaaccctgtgaggttgcATGATAGAAATTCACATCTTCCTGGCTGTGCCAAATGGGGGAAATCTGGACCCAGTTCCTGCCTGCCCAACTTGACACCtgaaccactgtaccacactgcctctttttaaataagaacaacaaaacatcCCCGCCGCAAGCAAAAGGAACTCCCACCCAAGCCATGGCCTGGGATTTAAATGTTCTCTTTATTTTGCCGTTCACTTGCTTCCCGCTTGCTATGCCCACCCGCCAAGCCTCCGAAGCCCAGACACATGACAAACATTAAACACTCATTTTTACCCAAGTACTCAGAACTTGTTCCCATTTACTCCTCCAGATCAAATGTTCCTAAAACTGCACTGCGTAGACCCCCAAAAGCCAAGAGGGAAACTTAAGAGCTCCGATCCCTCACTATGCTGGTCAGTGCGCTGCGCATAAAGTGCATCGCAGCACTAACAAAAGAAGAGGAACCACCCATCGAGCCCAGTTCGCCATTAATGTCTGATCCAGAAAACGTTGCTGGTCCCCAGCTTTCTTGCAGATCTGCTTTGGGTACGCATAAGGAACCCCATGCATTCAACCCTCCCCCAAGACATCAAGACAACTGAACCTTTCCTCCTTCCACCTTTAGCAGATCCTTTTTGGAAATGCCAACGTTTTGCTGGTTACGGCATCGTCTGCATGTAAGCCCTTAAATACGGATGGCGTTGATCCGGAGAGGCTGGACATTCTTCCCATTGGCATGGCTCTGCCCCGGGCTGAAGTAGGAGCAGAGCTTTCCGGGGAACTTCTCCCGGAAGGTGTAGAGCCAGGACATGTCGTCGGCGTTGTAGAAGATCAGCAGCCCTTTGTCGTAGTCCAAGAAGACGCCCACTTTCTCCAGCTTGGTCTTGACGTTCAGCCGGGTCCAGGGCTCGGTGCAAGCGCTGTACTGGTTCCCGTCGTGCATGACGATGCAGTAGAAGCCGCGGCTGGGCTGGATCTGGATGCTGCCCTTGCGGGTCACGGCTTCGTGGGCCAGGCCGATCATCCACTGCGTCTTCTCTGAGACCACCACCTCCCAGTAGTGGACGCCGCCGCCAAAGGCCTCCGAACCCAGGACGGAGACCTCCACGTCAAAACGCTTGGGGGAGTCTTGGAGGGGCTGCGGGTGGAGGTTGCCATAAGCCACAATGGTGCAGTCGTCAGACAGAATGAGGCGCTGGTGGGCCGTGGCGGGGTCCAGCGTCAGCGTGGCAGGCACTGCAAGAGATGGGCAAAGGAGACAAAAattgggggaggaagaggaggagttcAGAACCAGCACTGTGATTTTAGGGAGCCTTAGTAACTTCCATCCTTAAATAGCGGGGCATCTTACACCGATGTGTGTCTttctttggtcattgtggaggttggtattccGTTCAAAGACACCTCCACATCAAAGACACCCCCACATGCTAGCCATTTTTCTGCAATGACCTTCCctgagcagccattttgtgactgATGGAGCAAAGGATGGTGGAAGCATCTGTAACCAAATGTAGAGTGATTACACCAACCACTGAGTTTTCTATTGGTACCTTGCAAAGAATGGAAATGCTTTGCATCTGATTACATGGACCTAGCCAGGCACCTCTCCAGTCCGCTCTCCATCAGCCACTAAATGGCCACAGGGGAGCCTGCAGTGGCTAAACAATGAGTCTGGAGGATGTCCTGAGCACAGAGGTAGTGCGGTCCTTCATGCATATTATGCTATGTTGTGCCATAGGGGCTCTCTATAGTGAATTCCTGGCTGGAAAAAGGCACTTTCTGACTCACCTGGGTGGATGTCCTGGAAAAGCGATTTCCAGATGGTGTACTGCAAAGGCCCCATGTACTTGGAGGTGGGAAAGTCTTCGTAGGTCAGGTTCGTTTCGTGGATCTTCCCCTTCAGCCTTGGGAGAAGAAGAGCAGAGCGAAGGGATGACCCAAAAGCCCTTGCTTGGTCGCCAGTCAATCTCAaagcaaactacaactcccataatcctcacCCCCACCAGTTTGGCCCAGAATAGGCGTTCCTATCCAACTAACCCACCCATTTTCCATTTATATCATCCTTCCATTTGCATGGTGCTCTATGGGCCTATAACACCCACCATCCCCAAACCAAGTATGATGGGAGTTGGGGAAGACTGGATGGGAGGATTGATGGGGTGCTCAAATGACAAGAAATggaattccacctaaacatgactgagagagctgtttgacagcagaatGGATCACCTCAGAGGACGATGGGCTCTCCTTCTCTTGTGATGGTTGGATGGACCCTCCAGAGTGAAAAGCAATCTATCTTAAACCTCCCTCCCCTTCTCAACGCCCGCAAGGTTGCTTACGTCTCCGAGAGGGAGGCAATGCCCGCCAGGAAAGTGTGCTTGTCCGCCTCGGCCAGCCGCTCCTGGAGGATCTGGCTGCCCTCTTGGACCTTGCGCAGCTGCTGGCTGTAGCGCTGGACCTTCTGCTCGATGTCTGTCAACGTGCGGGCTGTGTCTGCTTCCAGTTCTTCCAACATGGCCTTCTGGCGCTCCCGAAGGAGCCGGTGGAGGCGGTCAAAGGCTTCCCCGATGGTGGCACGCAGGCCCTTGGCCGAGGACTGGAGGGCAGtggagaggaagaccatattcacTATTATTGCAGGGTTGAGTATTCCTTAACCGAAATTCCAAAATATCCCCAAATACTCCAAAACTGCAAACTTGGATGGCTGagataggctgcatctgcataccactttaactccaatgctcagtgctatggaatccagggatctgtagtttcgcAAAATACTTTGCCT includes the following:
- the TRIM62 gene encoding E3 ubiquitin-protein ligase TRIM62; its protein translation is MASPRPPSPPASPPLPPFWGCSLKEELLCPICLGLFQEPVSFGCEHYFCRRCIAEHWSRQEAAKAPARDCPECRRAFPGAPPALVPGLKLANIVERYAAFPLDAILLGGGSGGPSGAHLRRRGGLPPSSCAKEHGKAQLFCLQDRAVVCFFCDQPARHQQHPVTSLDDAFEEIQRELKEQLQTLQDSERGHTEALALLKRQLAETKSSAKGLRATIGEAFDRLHRLLRERQKAMLEELEADTARTLTDIEQKVQRYSQQLRKVQEGSQILQERLAEADKHTFLAGIASLSETLKGKIHETNLTYEDFPTSKYMGPLQYTIWKSLFQDIHPVPATLTLDPATAHQRLILSDDCTIVAYGNLHPQPLQDSPKRFDVEVSVLGSEAFGGGVHYWEVVVSEKTQWMIGLAHEAVTRKGSIQIQPSRGFYCIVMHDGNQYSACTEPWTRLNVKTKLEKVGVFLDYDKGLLIFYNADDMSWLYTFREKFPGKLCSYFSPGQSHANGKNVQPLRINAIRI